A section of the Acropora muricata isolate sample 2 chromosome 4, ASM3666990v1, whole genome shotgun sequence genome encodes:
- the LOC136914142 gene encoding vacuolar protein sorting-associated protein 51 homolog isoform X2, whose translation MEVEERKEEEESEMARVRHRQRRGMLKMYYGVGDESGKAAAIDYCDINGAHFKPEEYLEKLFKEKSLTELMDKEADISKQIRSLDSEMQTLVYENYNKFISATDTIRKMKHDFKKMEDEMDKLRENMSTITEFSEKITGTLQGKRQQITKLSGVHTLLKKLQFLFELPSRLNKCVEMKQYGLAVRYYTKARDVLYHYSHMPSFHGIHQDCDEIVKQLIVQLREQLRNPKSTPKQLAECVDLLLQLREPADELCDEFLAHAQERLDENLKALKAQVDLRTSGTKTLEMEDNEKKETDDGAESLRPMDLLEFIDCGCNGFLSTICLVIASYKEQFIQRQMTDNGQDQQQLQRVVTEKLSSFILSLMKEYFKLTEARIELESDTGDDVLLVRALDRFHRRLQALQKLLPEIGVGRLGTNIVARSAHNRVKVYSTNLRQHFAVCLTDIRQALATPLSASGNEKLPSLSELLSIMSNSLTNQLKLTLHSLKTFIGTDITFAVKPYFKGPFCSDDVREGLAVELIRHVLQSAKEFCETGTAPPALILLLSRLCLDFQESTISYVLSLTDEQFPVDEELGRGSLTTSASDLTTEARHVAQILLNHYVRMQGQTISQMIRKSVETRDWMNTIEPRNVRAVMKRIVEDVTAIDSQVGQLYEEGVHKAHSSDSSKFTYSHQSKPSRSQWSYAASTAFDSSLLSNIQKLFSERIEIFSSVEFSKVSVLTGIIKIGLKTLLECVRLRTFGKYGLQQIQVDTHYLQMYLWRFVSDENLVHFMLEEVVNSTVNRCISTELMEPSVIEVICERG comes from the exons ATGGAAGTGGAAGAGAGGAAGGAAG AAGAGGAGAGCGAAATGGCTCGAGTTCGCCATCGTCAACGTCGTGGCATGTTAAAGATGTATTATGGAGTCGGTGATGAGTCGGGTAAAGCAGCTGCCATAGATTACTGTGATATCAATGGCGCCCACTTCAAACCAGAGGAATATTTAGAGAAGCTCTTCAAAGAGAAATCTTTGACTGAATTAATGGATAAGGAAGCAGATATTTCCAAAC AAATCAGATCTTTGGACAGTGAAATGCAGACTCTAGTATATGAAAACTATAACAAGTTCATAAGTGCAACTGACACCATAAGAAAG ATGAAACATGACTTCAAAAAAATGGAAGATGAAATGGATAAGCTGCGAGAGAACATGTCTACAATCACTGAATTCAGTGAAAAGATTACCGGCACATTGCAGGGAAAACGACAACAGATTACAAAATTGTCAGGTGTCCATACCCTTTTGAAGAAG CTTCAATTCCTTTTTGAACTTCCTTCAAGACTAAACAAGTGTGTTGAAATGAAGCAATATGGATTGGCAGTCAG ATATTACACAAAAGCTCGAGATGTTCTTTACCATTACAGCCACATGCCTTCATTTCATGGCATTCATCAAGACTGCGATGAAATTGTCAAACAACTCATTGTGCAACTAAGGGAGCAACTCAGAAATCCAAag TCCACACCCAAACAGTTGGCAGAATGTGTTGATTTACTTCTTCAACTCAGAGAGCCTGCAGATGAACTGTGTGATGAATTCTTAGCACA TGCCCAAGAGAGGTTGGATGAAAACTTGAAGGCACTAAAAGCTCAAGTTGACCTGAGGACATCAGGAACAAAGACGCTTGAGATGGAAG acaacgaaaaaaaagaGACAGATGATGGAGCAGAATCACTCAGACCAATG GATTTGTTGGAGTTTATTGACTGCGGCTGTAATGGCTTCCTTAGTACAATTTGCCTTGTGATAGCATCATACAAGGAACAGTTTATTCAGAGACAGATGACAGA CAATGGCCAAGATCAGCAGCAGCTACAAAGGGTTGTCACAGAGAAACTCTCAAGTTTTATTCTCTCACTGATGAAGGAGTATTTCAAACTCACAGAAGCCAGAATAGAGCTGGAG TCTGACACAGGGGATGATGTCCTCCTTGTGCGAGCTTTAGATCGTTTTCATCGCAGGCTTCAAGCTCTCCAGAAACTTCTCCCTGAAATTGGTGTAGGACG TTTGGGAACAAACATTGTTGCCCGTTCCGCACACAATAGGGTCAAAGTTTACTCCACAAATCTTAGGCAACACTTTGCAG TTTGTTTGACAGATATCAGACAAGCCCTTGCAACTCCATTATCAGCATCAGGGAATGAGAAGCTGCCATCTCTTTCAGAATTGTTGTCAATCATGAGCAATTCACTCACAAACCAACTCAAGTTGACTCTGCACAGCCTCAAG ACCTTCATTGGAACTGATATCACATTTGCTGTCAAGCCATACTTCAAAGGACCCTTCTGCTCTGATGACGTCAGAGAAGGCCTAGCAGTGGAGTTAATTCGGCATGTGCTGCAGTCTGCTAAG GAGTTTTGTGAGACGGGGACTGCTCCACCGGCTCTCATTCTACTCTTATCAAGGTTGTGCCTTGATTTTCAAGAATCCACCATCTCTTATGTG ttaAGCCTAACCGATGAGCAGTTTCCGGTTGATGAAGAGCTGGGACGAGGCAGCTTGACAACTTCTGCTTCAGATCTTACAACGGAAGCTCGACACGTGGCACAG ATTTTGTTGAATCATTATGTCAGAATGCAAGGACAAACAATTTCACAG ATGATTCGGAAAAGCGTGGAGACTCGGGATTGGATGAACACGATCGAGCCACGGAATGTACGCGCCGTTATGAAGCGTATCGTTGAAGACGTTACAGCCATTGATTCTCAAGTGGGTCAGTTGTACGAGGAAGGAGTCCACAAAGCACATAGCTCAG ATTCCAGTAAGTTCACATATTCTCATCAGTCTAAGCCCAGTCGGTCACAGTGGAGCTATGCTGCCAG CACTGCTTTTGATTCCAGTCTGCTCAGTAACATTCAGAAGCTCTTTTCGGAAAGAATCGAGATCTTCAGCTCTGTGGAGTTTTCCAAGGTTTCGGTATTAACGGGCATAATCAAAATAGGATTGAAG ACCCTGCTTGAGTGCGTGAGGTTGCGCACGTTTGGAAAATATGGTCTCCAGCAGATACAAGTGGACACTCACTATCTCCAGATGTATCTCTGGCGATTCGTGTCAGATGAGAA TTTGGTCCATTTTATGTTGGAAGAGGTGGTAAACAGTACAGTCAACCGATGCATCTCAACGGAACTTATGGAACCTAGT GTAATCGAAGTAATTTGTGAAAGAGGCTAG
- the LOC136914142 gene encoding vacuolar protein sorting-associated protein 51 homolog isoform X1 has product MEVEERKEAEEESEMARVRHRQRRGMLKMYYGVGDESGKAAAIDYCDINGAHFKPEEYLEKLFKEKSLTELMDKEADISKQIRSLDSEMQTLVYENYNKFISATDTIRKMKHDFKKMEDEMDKLRENMSTITEFSEKITGTLQGKRQQITKLSGVHTLLKKLQFLFELPSRLNKCVEMKQYGLAVRYYTKARDVLYHYSHMPSFHGIHQDCDEIVKQLIVQLREQLRNPKSTPKQLAECVDLLLQLREPADELCDEFLAHAQERLDENLKALKAQVDLRTSGTKTLEMEDNEKKETDDGAESLRPMDLLEFIDCGCNGFLSTICLVIASYKEQFIQRQMTDNGQDQQQLQRVVTEKLSSFILSLMKEYFKLTEARIELESDTGDDVLLVRALDRFHRRLQALQKLLPEIGVGRLGTNIVARSAHNRVKVYSTNLRQHFAVCLTDIRQALATPLSASGNEKLPSLSELLSIMSNSLTNQLKLTLHSLKTFIGTDITFAVKPYFKGPFCSDDVREGLAVELIRHVLQSAKEFCETGTAPPALILLLSRLCLDFQESTISYVLSLTDEQFPVDEELGRGSLTTSASDLTTEARHVAQILLNHYVRMQGQTISQMIRKSVETRDWMNTIEPRNVRAVMKRIVEDVTAIDSQVGQLYEEGVHKAHSSDSSKFTYSHQSKPSRSQWSYAASTAFDSSLLSNIQKLFSERIEIFSSVEFSKVSVLTGIIKIGLKTLLECVRLRTFGKYGLQQIQVDTHYLQMYLWRFVSDENLVHFMLEEVVNSTVNRCISTELMEPSVIEVICERG; this is encoded by the exons ATGGAAGTGGAAGAGAGGAAGGAAG CAGAAGAGGAGAGCGAAATGGCTCGAGTTCGCCATCGTCAACGTCGTGGCATGTTAAAGATGTATTATGGAGTCGGTGATGAGTCGGGTAAAGCAGCTGCCATAGATTACTGTGATATCAATGGCGCCCACTTCAAACCAGAGGAATATTTAGAGAAGCTCTTCAAAGAGAAATCTTTGACTGAATTAATGGATAAGGAAGCAGATATTTCCAAAC AAATCAGATCTTTGGACAGTGAAATGCAGACTCTAGTATATGAAAACTATAACAAGTTCATAAGTGCAACTGACACCATAAGAAAG ATGAAACATGACTTCAAAAAAATGGAAGATGAAATGGATAAGCTGCGAGAGAACATGTCTACAATCACTGAATTCAGTGAAAAGATTACCGGCACATTGCAGGGAAAACGACAACAGATTACAAAATTGTCAGGTGTCCATACCCTTTTGAAGAAG CTTCAATTCCTTTTTGAACTTCCTTCAAGACTAAACAAGTGTGTTGAAATGAAGCAATATGGATTGGCAGTCAG ATATTACACAAAAGCTCGAGATGTTCTTTACCATTACAGCCACATGCCTTCATTTCATGGCATTCATCAAGACTGCGATGAAATTGTCAAACAACTCATTGTGCAACTAAGGGAGCAACTCAGAAATCCAAag TCCACACCCAAACAGTTGGCAGAATGTGTTGATTTACTTCTTCAACTCAGAGAGCCTGCAGATGAACTGTGTGATGAATTCTTAGCACA TGCCCAAGAGAGGTTGGATGAAAACTTGAAGGCACTAAAAGCTCAAGTTGACCTGAGGACATCAGGAACAAAGACGCTTGAGATGGAAG acaacgaaaaaaaagaGACAGATGATGGAGCAGAATCACTCAGACCAATG GATTTGTTGGAGTTTATTGACTGCGGCTGTAATGGCTTCCTTAGTACAATTTGCCTTGTGATAGCATCATACAAGGAACAGTTTATTCAGAGACAGATGACAGA CAATGGCCAAGATCAGCAGCAGCTACAAAGGGTTGTCACAGAGAAACTCTCAAGTTTTATTCTCTCACTGATGAAGGAGTATTTCAAACTCACAGAAGCCAGAATAGAGCTGGAG TCTGACACAGGGGATGATGTCCTCCTTGTGCGAGCTTTAGATCGTTTTCATCGCAGGCTTCAAGCTCTCCAGAAACTTCTCCCTGAAATTGGTGTAGGACG TTTGGGAACAAACATTGTTGCCCGTTCCGCACACAATAGGGTCAAAGTTTACTCCACAAATCTTAGGCAACACTTTGCAG TTTGTTTGACAGATATCAGACAAGCCCTTGCAACTCCATTATCAGCATCAGGGAATGAGAAGCTGCCATCTCTTTCAGAATTGTTGTCAATCATGAGCAATTCACTCACAAACCAACTCAAGTTGACTCTGCACAGCCTCAAG ACCTTCATTGGAACTGATATCACATTTGCTGTCAAGCCATACTTCAAAGGACCCTTCTGCTCTGATGACGTCAGAGAAGGCCTAGCAGTGGAGTTAATTCGGCATGTGCTGCAGTCTGCTAAG GAGTTTTGTGAGACGGGGACTGCTCCACCGGCTCTCATTCTACTCTTATCAAGGTTGTGCCTTGATTTTCAAGAATCCACCATCTCTTATGTG ttaAGCCTAACCGATGAGCAGTTTCCGGTTGATGAAGAGCTGGGACGAGGCAGCTTGACAACTTCTGCTTCAGATCTTACAACGGAAGCTCGACACGTGGCACAG ATTTTGTTGAATCATTATGTCAGAATGCAAGGACAAACAATTTCACAG ATGATTCGGAAAAGCGTGGAGACTCGGGATTGGATGAACACGATCGAGCCACGGAATGTACGCGCCGTTATGAAGCGTATCGTTGAAGACGTTACAGCCATTGATTCTCAAGTGGGTCAGTTGTACGAGGAAGGAGTCCACAAAGCACATAGCTCAG ATTCCAGTAAGTTCACATATTCTCATCAGTCTAAGCCCAGTCGGTCACAGTGGAGCTATGCTGCCAG CACTGCTTTTGATTCCAGTCTGCTCAGTAACATTCAGAAGCTCTTTTCGGAAAGAATCGAGATCTTCAGCTCTGTGGAGTTTTCCAAGGTTTCGGTATTAACGGGCATAATCAAAATAGGATTGAAG ACCCTGCTTGAGTGCGTGAGGTTGCGCACGTTTGGAAAATATGGTCTCCAGCAGATACAAGTGGACACTCACTATCTCCAGATGTATCTCTGGCGATTCGTGTCAGATGAGAA TTTGGTCCATTTTATGTTGGAAGAGGTGGTAAACAGTACAGTCAACCGATGCATCTCAACGGAACTTATGGAACCTAGT GTAATCGAAGTAATTTGTGAAAGAGGCTAG